The sequence below is a genomic window from Streptomyces sp. NBC_00289.
ATTATTTTCGCGTCCGTTCGGCGGAAAGGGATTCCAGGATGAACAGCGCACCGGTCTCGACCCGCGACTTCGTGGCGGCACGGGGCCGCGGCTACCGTCCCGACCAGGTCGAGGCGTACGCCGCGGCGCTCTCCCGGAACCGTGACGCCGCGTGGGAGCGGGCGGCCCGTCTCACCGTCCTCGCCCGGCAGATGGAGGCCGAGGTGGTGGAGCTGCGGGAGACCGTGGCACGGCTGGCCCCGCAGACGTACGAGGCGCTCGGGGAACGCGCGCGGCAGCTCTTCGCGCTCGGGCAGGAGGAGGCCGCGGCCGTCCGGGACGGCGCCCGCGAGGAGGCGCGGCGGCTGGTGGGCGAGGCGCAGGCGCGCGCGGCCGAGGGGGAGCAGGACGCGCGGACGCACGCGGACGCCGTCCTTGCCGAGGCCGACGACCGCGCGAGGCAGCGGCTGCTCGCGGCGCGCGCCGAGGCCGACGAGATCCGGATCGCGGCTCGACTCGAGGTGAAGGAGAGCCGCGGGGAGTCGCTGGCCGCGCTGCGCGAGGTACGGCAGCGCACCACGGCAATGCTGGCCGAGCAGGCCAAGGAGCACGCGGAGCGATGGGCCGAGGCCGAGCGGGAGGCCGAGGAGCGCGCGGCCGCGCTGGACGCACGGCACGCCGAACGGGTGGCGCGCGCGGAGGCGGGTCTGTCCGAGGCGAAGCAGGCGTTCGCCGAGGCGGAGGCCGCGGTGCGGCAACGGCAGGAGGACGCCCGGGAGCGGGCCGCGGAGGTGGTGGCCGAGGCGCGGGTGCGGGAGGAGCGGATCGTGCGGGAGACCGAGCGGGTGCTGCGGGAGCACGGCGAGCGGTGGGACGACGTGCGCGCGCACATGGACAACGTACGGAACAGTCTGACGGCCCTGACGGGACGGGCGGCCTCACAGGAGTGAGCCGCCCGTCCGTGTGACCCGGCACCGAGCGCGAGCCCGGCACCTCTTCACCGCCCTCGCGGACGGTCGTGGCCCCCGGGGCCGTCACCTCACGCGCCGCCCGTCACCGCCCCTTCCGGACCGCGCCCGCCAGAATCCACCCCTCCACCGCTTCGTACTGCTTCCGCTGTTCCTCCGACTTCCTCCGGCCGGAGGCCACCGTGCCGAGCCAGCCGAAGGCGAAGCCGGCCGGGATGGACACCAGGCCGGTGGTGGTGAAGGGGAACCAGTTGAAGTCGGCCTCGGGGAAGGCTGAGGCGGGGGAGCCGGAGACGAGGTTCGTGCCCGGCATCAGGAGCAGGACCGTGAGCGAGCCGCCGATCAGGGTGCACAGCAGGCCGGCCCGGGTGTAGCGGCGCCAGAAGAGGCTGTAGACGAGGGCGGGCGCGATGGCCGAGGCGCCCAGGCAGAAGGACAGCGTCACCAGCGGTTGCAGGCTGCGGTGCTGGACCAGTGTCGCGAGCACGATCGCCGGGATGCCGACGGCCAGCGCCGACAGCCGGGCCAGTGTCATCTCGCGGCGGGCCGACATGTCCTGCACGCGGGCCGCGAAGACGTCGTGGGCCAGGGAGTTGGCGCAGGCGAGGATCATGCCGGCGACGGAGGCGAGCAGCGTGAGGAAGATCGCCGTGGTGACCGTGGTGAACAGGAGGGACTCCGCGGTCGAGACGTCCGCGCCGAAGGCGGCCCGGGAGCCGAGGAGGTAGGCCGTGTTGCCCTGCGGGTCCGCCTGCGCGATGACCGCCCGCCCGATGAGCGCGGTGGCACCGAACCCGACGACCGTGATGACGAGCACGAACAGGACCACGGAGGACACCGCCCAGGACATCGAGCGGCGCACCTGGCGGGCGCTGGAGGCGGTGTACATGCGCATGGTGACGTGCGGCAGACAGCCGCCGCCGAGCACCACGGACAACTGGGCCGTGATCATGTCGATGCGGGGGTTCGGCCCGCCCGCGAACTCGATGCCCGAGTGGAGGAAGGCCGAGCCCACACCACTCTGCTTCGCCGCCGCGTCGAACAGCGCGCCCGGGTCCCAGTCGAATCTGTGCAGGATCAGCACGGCGACCCCGATGCCCGAGCCGAGCAGCATGACGATCTTCAGGATCTGGATGAGGGCGGTGCCCTTCATGCCGCCGATGGCCGCGTAGCTGATCATCAGGATGCCCAGGCCGATGATGCAGCCGGTCTTCAGCGAGTCGCCGGAGAAGCCGAGGATGAACGCCACCAACTGGCCGGTGCCCGCGAGCTGCACCAGCATCAGCGGCAGCAGCGCGGCGAGGGTCACCCCGCACGCGGCGATGCGCACCGAACGTCCCGGCATCCGTCGGGTCAGCGCGTCGCCCATGGTGAACCGGCCCGCGTTGCGCAGGGGTTCGGCCAGCAGGAACATCAGCAGCATCAGCGACAGCGCCGTACTGAGGGCCAGCACGACCCCGTCGTAACCGCACAGCGCGATCACTCCGCCGGTGCCCAGCACCGACGCCGCCGAGATGTAGTCGCCGCCGATGGCCAGGCCGTTGCGCAGGGGGGACAGGGAGCCGTAGCCGGTGTAGAACTCGTCGAGGTCGTCGCGGTCCGGGCCGGTCATCACGCACAGCAGGAGCGTGATGGTGGCGATGGCGGAGAACCCCACCAGGGACATCGCCTGCGCCGAGTCGCTGAATCCCGTCATCGCCGCACCGCCTCACGCTTCGCGTCCAGTTGGGACTGCTTGCGGATGCGGTCCGCGATGGGGTCGACGCGGCGGCGGGCGGTGTGCTCGTACAGGATCACGGCCAGCCAGGTGACGGGCAGTTGGATCAGGGCGAGCAGCAGGCCGGTGGGCAGGCCGTCGGTGACGGTCGTCGACATCACCGACGGGGCGAACGCGGACAGCACCAGGAAGAGCGTGAAGTAGCCCAGCGCGGTGAACGTGGCCACGCGCCGCTGCCACCGGTACGCGGTGCGCAGCACGCGCAGGTCGCTGTGGTGCCCGAGCGGGGCGTGGTGCGCGGTGCGCCGCGGGGACGGCTCGGGCGGGGCGGGCGGTTGCCACGGATAGGTGTCGTAGGACGGTGACGCGTGGCGTGGCGGACGTTCCGGATACGGGTACGACGGGGACGTGTCGTAGGACATCCCGGTGCTCCTTGCGTGGCTCGGGTCCGGCACGGCGGACCGCAGGGAGGTGGGGGGTGGGTGAGCGGAGTCACGCACGTTACTCGCCGGTTCGTGGTTGCGCGAGGGTTTCACCAAACTGATCGGTCGGTAGGCGCTCGCTGCGCTGACCTCGGGTGTTACCCGCGTTAACTCCGACCTTTGGTCGCTCAATCACCCAACCGCCGTCCGGCCGGGGCGCGTTGGCCGCCCCCTCGCGGCGGACGTGACGTCGCCTTTGTCCCCTCCTGTACTTGAAGCCCGTATGTCAGGAAAACAATGACGCAGAGGCGGCGCGGGCGGCTGGGTACCATACGGCGTCGGCCGCCGAGGGGCGGTCGCGGGGGATTGACCGGGGGACCGACCGATGACTGACGCCACCGACGCGACAGACGCGCCAGACGCCGCCGGAGTGACCGGGTTCGTGATGCCGGCAACCGTGCGTGGGGCGCAACTCGTCGTGCACGCTTTCGCGTTCACCGGCCTCGTCGTCGTGCTGACCCTGTCGGAGACCCTGAACTCCCGCGGACTCGGCCAACTGATGGCGCCCTGGCTGCTGGTCTGGGTGTGCGCGCTGCTCGCCCTGACCTACGACGGCAGCGCGCGGCACGGCGTACGGCTCGCGACCTGTCTGCTGCTCGGCTTCGTCGTCGCCGGCTCCCTCGGCGCGGTCGCCCGGGCCGACGAGCCGGCCGCCTTCCTCGACGCGGCCCTGCGCGTCCTGTTCGGGCTGCCGGCGATCGTCCTGTTGTCCCTGCCGGAGTCGACGGACTGGTTCCGGCGGGCCAGGTGAACGGCGGCCCGCCCCGCGACGTGCGCTCCCTGAACCCTCACTCCTTGAGGACGGGAAACCTGCGGGGCGCCCACACCAGGAGCACCAGGAAGGCCAGGACGGCCGCGCCCGCCGCGCCCAGGTAGACCGCGTGGACCGCCTCCGCGATCGCCCGGCGGGTGGACTCCGGGGCGGTGCCGGCGTCCAGGGCGTGGGTCACCGAGTCCAGGTCGCTCGCGCCGCCCAGCCGCGCCGCCAGCACGCCGTTGGCGATCGCGCCGAACACCGAGGCCCCGATGGTCTGGCCGGTCTGACGGCAGAACAGGACGGACGCCGTCGTCGTGCCGCGCTCTGCCCAGACCACCGTGGACTGGACACCGACGATCAGCGGCAGCTGGAACAGTCCCAGCGCCCCGCCCAACAGCAGCATCAGCAGGGCGGGTTGCCAGGCCGCTCCCGGATACGGCAGGAACGGGAACGCCAGCAGGATCAGGGCGGCCGCGCCGATGCCCAGCATCGCCGTGTTGCGGAAGCCGATCCGCCGGTACACGTGCTGGCTCAGCGCCGCCGACACTGGCCAGCTCAGCGTCCACACCGACAGGACGAACCCGGCGGCCACGGGAGCCAGGCCGAGGACCGACTGGGCGTACGTGGGCAGGAAGACCGACGGTGCCACCATCAACAGCCCCAGCGCGCCGAGCGCGAGGTTGACCGCGGCGATCGTACGGCGGCGCCACACCCAGCCCGGGATGATGGGTTCGGCCGCCCGGCGCTCGACCAGCACGACGAGCGCCGCAAGGGCGAGCCCCGTACCGAACAGGGCCAGCGAGGGCGCCGACAGCCACGGCCAGGCCACCCCGCCCTGCACCAGGGCCGTGATCAGGACGCCGCCGCACGCGAACACCGCGAGCGCCCCCGCCCAGTCGACCCGCGGACGGCCGGCGGGCCGCGCCCGCTCCGGCTCGTGCAGGTGCCGGACGATCAGCCACAGCGCGACCGCGCCGATCGGCAGGTTCACGAGGAAGATCCAGCGCCAGTCCGCGTACGCCGCCAGCATCCCGCCGATGCCCGGTCCGGCGATCGCGGACACCGCCCACACCGTGGACAGCCTGGACTGGATCTTCGGGCGTTCCCGCAGCGGATACAGGTCCGCCGCCAGGGTCTGCACCGTGCCCTGCAACGCCCCGCCGCCCAGCCCCTGCACCACCCGGAAGGCGATCAGCGCGCCCATGTTCCAGGCCACGGCACACAGCAGCGAGCCGAGCAGGAAGACGACCGCGCCGATGACCAGCACCGGTTTGCGGCCGAAGGTGTCGGACAGCTTGCCGTACACCGGCAGGGTCACGGTCACGGCCAGCAGATAGCCCGAGAAGAGCCAGGAGAAGACGGAGAAGCCGCCCAGGTCGCCGACGATCTGCGGGACGGCGGTGGACACGATGGTGGAGTCGAGTGCCGCCAGCGCCATCGCGAGCATCAGCGCCGCGACGACGGCGCCACGCCTCTCCGGTCCGGTACTCCGCGCGGCCTCCTGTATCGCGGGTGCGGTGTCGCCCACGCGGATTCCTTCCCCCTGCATCCATCTGCCGCAGGACAGCTTCCCACTTGCCCCTGACGCGACGGGAGGGTGGAGCCTGACCGGGCCGGACGGTGGAGGCGACCCCGAGATCGGCTCCACCCGAAGGTGGACTGCCCCTAGGGGTACCTCCGTCCTACGGCTCGGGGAGGGTTCGTACCGCCGGAGGAGGAGAAGGGGCGGGGGCCGTCCTTAACCTGGCTTTACGCCGCCGAGGGGTGCGGACCTGACTCACGGGGGTGGGGTTTTCCCCAGCAGAAGACTGCGCTGAGCACCAGCGCGCCGGACCCCCCGCAGCCGCCAGACTCAACGACGTGAGCACGACGTGAGCGGGACGAAGACGACGGACCGCTCACCGCTTCACCGGACTTCGCACCACCGGACTTCGCACCACCGGAAGTGCGTA
It includes:
- a CDS encoding cellulose-binding protein; the protein is MNSAPVSTRDFVAARGRGYRPDQVEAYAAALSRNRDAAWERAARLTVLARQMEAEVVELRETVARLAPQTYEALGERARQLFALGQEEAAAVRDGAREEARRLVGEAQARAAEGEQDARTHADAVLAEADDRARQRLLAARAEADEIRIAARLEVKESRGESLAALREVRQRTTAMLAEQAKEHAERWAEAEREAEERAAALDARHAERVARAEAGLSEAKQAFAEAEAAVRQRQEDARERAAEVVAEARVREERIVRETERVLREHGERWDDVRAHMDNVRNSLTALTGRAASQE
- a CDS encoding DUF485 domain-containing protein — translated: MSYDTSPSYPYPERPPRHASPSYDTYPWQPPAPPEPSPRRTAHHAPLGHHSDLRVLRTAYRWQRRVATFTALGYFTLFLVLSAFAPSVMSTTVTDGLPTGLLLALIQLPVTWLAVILYEHTARRRVDPIADRIRKQSQLDAKREAVRR
- a CDS encoding cation acetate symporter → MTGFSDSAQAMSLVGFSAIATITLLLCVMTGPDRDDLDEFYTGYGSLSPLRNGLAIGGDYISAASVLGTGGVIALCGYDGVVLALSTALSLMLLMFLLAEPLRNAGRFTMGDALTRRMPGRSVRIAACGVTLAALLPLMLVQLAGTGQLVAFILGFSGDSLKTGCIIGLGILMISYAAIGGMKGTALIQILKIVMLLGSGIGVAVLILHRFDWDPGALFDAAAKQSGVGSAFLHSGIEFAGGPNPRIDMITAQLSVVLGGGCLPHVTMRMYTASSARQVRRSMSWAVSSVVLFVLVITVVGFGATALIGRAVIAQADPQGNTAYLLGSRAAFGADVSTAESLLFTTVTTAIFLTLLASVAGMILACANSLAHDVFAARVQDMSARREMTLARLSALAVGIPAIVLATLVQHRSLQPLVTLSFCLGASAIAPALVYSLFWRRYTRAGLLCTLIGGSLTVLLLMPGTNLVSGSPASAFPEADFNWFPFTTTGLVSIPAGFAFGWLGTVASGRRKSEEQRKQYEAVEGWILAGAVRKGR
- a CDS encoding MFS transporter, producing the protein MGDTAPAIQEAARSTGPERRGAVVAALMLAMALAALDSTIVSTAVPQIVGDLGGFSVFSWLFSGYLLAVTVTLPVYGKLSDTFGRKPVLVIGAVVFLLGSLLCAVAWNMGALIAFRVVQGLGGGALQGTVQTLAADLYPLRERPKIQSRLSTVWAVSAIAGPGIGGMLAAYADWRWIFLVNLPIGAVALWLIVRHLHEPERARPAGRPRVDWAGALAVFACGGVLITALVQGGVAWPWLSAPSLALFGTGLALAALVVLVERRAAEPIIPGWVWRRRTIAAVNLALGALGLLMVAPSVFLPTYAQSVLGLAPVAAGFVLSVWTLSWPVSAALSQHVYRRIGFRNTAMLGIGAAALILLAFPFLPYPGAAWQPALLMLLLGGALGLFQLPLIVGVQSTVVWAERGTTTASVLFCRQTGQTIGASVFGAIANGVLAARLGGASDLDSVTHALDAGTAPESTRRAIAEAVHAVYLGAAGAAVLAFLVLLVWAPRRFPVLKE